The following proteins come from a genomic window of Lepus europaeus isolate LE1 unplaced genomic scaffold, mLepTim1.pri SCAFFOLD_119, whole genome shotgun sequence:
- the LOC133754508 gene encoding DDB1- and CUL4-associated factor 8-like codes for MSSKGSSTDGKTDLANGSLSSSLEEMSGAEEGRETSSGIEVEASDLSLSLTGDDGGPNRTSTESRGTDTESSGEDKDSDSMEDTGHYSINDENRVHDRSEEDDEEEQPRRRVQRKRANRDQDSSDDEWVLEDWVSSETTALPRPRWQALPALRERELGSSARFVYEACGARVFVQRFCLQHGLEGHTGCVNTLHFNQRGTWLASGSDDLKVVVWDWVRRQPVLDFESGHKSNVFQAKFLPNSGDSTLAMCARDGQVRVAELSATQCCKNTKHVAQHKGASHKLALEPDSPCTFLSAGEDAVVFTIDLRQDRPASKLVVTKEKEKKVGLYTIYVNPANTHQFAVGGRDQFVRIYDQRKIDENENNGVLKKFCPHHLVNSESKANITCLVYSHDGTELLASYNDEDIYLFNASHSDGAQYIKRYKGHRNNATVKGVNFYGPKSEFVVSGSDCGHIFLWEKSSCQIIQFMEGDKGGVVNCLEPHPHLPVLATSGLDHDVKIWAPTAEASTELTGLKDVIKKNKREQDEDSLHHTDLFDSHMLWFLMHHLRQRRHHRRWREPGVGATDADSDESPSSSDTSDEEEGPNRVQCMPS; via the coding sequence ATGTCCAGCAAAGGGAGCAGCACAGATGGGAAAACAGACTTAGCTAATGGAAGCCTGTCCAGCAGTCTGGAGGAGATGTCTGGAGctgaagaggggagggagacatCCTCAGGCATTGAAGTGGAGGCCTCAGACCTAAGTTTGAGCTTGACTGGGGATGATGGTGGCCCTAATCGCACCAGCACAGAAAGTCGaggtacagacacagagagctcagGTGAAGACAAGGACTCTGACAGCATGGAGGACACTGGGCATTACTCCATCAATGATGAGAACCGAGTGCATGACCGCTCAGAGGAAGACGACGAGGAAGAGCAACCTCGGCGCCGTGTACAGCGCAAGCGGGCCAACCGTGACCAGGACTCATCAGATGATGAGTGGGTCCTGGAAGACTGGGTGTCTTCAGAGACAACAGCCCTTCCCAGACCTCGCTGGCAAGCCCTTCCTGCTCTGCGGGAGCGGGAGCTGGGTTCAAGTGCCCGCTTTGTATATGAGGCCTGTGGGGCAAGAGTGTTTGTGCAGCGTTTCTGCCTGCAGCATGGACTTGAGGGCCATACCGGTTGTGTAAATACCCTGCACTTTAATCAACGCGGCACCTGGCTGGCGAGTGGCAGTGATGACCTGAAGGTGGTGGTATGGGATTGGGTACGGCGACAGCCGGTTCTGGACTTTGAGAGTGGCCACAAAAGCAATGTCTTCCAGGCCAAGTTCCTGCCCAACAGTGGTGATTCCACCCTGGCCATGTGTGCCCGTGATGGGCAGGTTCGGGTAGCAGAACTGTCTGCCACACAATGCTGCAAGAACACAAAGCATGTAGCCCAGCACAAGGGAGCATCCCACAAGTTGGCCCTGGAACCAGACTCTCCCTGTACGTTCCTGTCTGCAGGTGAAGATGCAGTTGTCTTCACCATTGACCTGAGACAAGACCGGCCAGCTTCAAAACTGGTGGtgacaaaggagaaagagaagaaagtggGGCTCTATACAATCTATGTGAATCCTGCCAATACCCACCAGTTTGCAGTGGGTGGACGAGATCAGTTTGTAAGGATTTATGACCAGAGGAAAATTGATGAGAATGAGAACAATGGAGTACTCAAGAAATTCTGTCCTCATCACCTGGTGAACAGTGAGTCCAAAGCAAACATCACCTGTCTTGTGTACAGCCACGACGGCACAGAACTCCTGGCCAGTTACAATGATGAAGACATTTACCTCTTCAACGCCTCTCACAGTGATGGGGCTCAGTATATTAAGAGATATAAGGGCCACAGAAATAATGCCACAGTAAAAGGTGTCAATTTCTATGGCCCCAAGAGTGAGTTTGTGGTGAGCGGTAGTGACTGCGGGCACATCTTCCTCTGGGAGAAATCATCCTGCCAGATCATTCAGTTCATGGAGGGGGACAAGGGAGGTGTGGTAAACTGTCTTGAGCCCCACCCTCACCTTCCTGTGCTGGCTACTAGTGGCCTAGATCATGATGTGAAGATCTGGGCACCCACCGCTGAAGCCTCCACTGAGCTGACAGGGTTAAAGGATGTGATTAAGAAGAACAAGCGAGAGCAGGATGAAGATAGCTTGCACCACACTGACTTGTTCGATAGCCACATGCTCTGGTTCCTCATGCATCACCTGAGACAGAGACGTCATCACCGGCGCTGGCGAGAACCTGGGGTTGGGGCCACAGACGCGGACTCTGATGAGTCTCCCAGCTCCTCAGACACATCGGACGAGGAGGAAGGCCCCAACCGGGTGCAGTGTATGCCATCCTGA